One part of the Sorangiineae bacterium MSr11954 genome encodes these proteins:
- a CDS encoding MarR family transcriptional regulator has protein sequence MPAMNNLGLSQEQYKEMETLCACFNLRRAARAVTSHYDALLQPFGIKATQLAILVALKNLGPASMSVLADTLVLDASSLSRNVAWLMKEGFVRQSRGRDGRVRPVVLTPKGERIISRAYPAWSNAQRAIEGSFSDREFNAALTFLRRATDAALHVEEFD, from the coding sequence ATGCCAGCTATGAATAATCTCGGTCTGAGCCAAGAGCAGTACAAGGAAATGGAGACGCTTTGCGCCTGCTTCAATCTGCGACGCGCCGCGCGAGCGGTAACATCGCATTACGACGCATTGCTTCAACCGTTCGGCATCAAGGCCACCCAATTGGCGATCCTGGTCGCATTGAAGAATTTGGGACCGGCGTCAATGAGCGTGCTTGCAGATACATTGGTTCTCGATGCATCCTCACTCTCGCGCAACGTGGCTTGGTTGATGAAAGAAGGTTTCGTGCGGCAAAGCCGCGGTAGAGATGGCCGCGTGAGGCCCGTGGTGCTGACGCCCAAGGGTGAGCGTATTATCTCGCGGGCGTATCCTGCGTGGTCGAACGCACAAAGAGCCATCGAAGGGTCCTTCAGTGATCGCGAGTTCAATGCAGCTTTGACCTTTCTCCGGCGTGCGACCGATGCCGCACTCCACGTAGAGGAATTCGATTGA
- a CDS encoding DUF5050 domain-containing protein, translated as MATVAPNALVALVALSSISALGCDEAKRKQELTAATQSSASVTATARPAASAQPEPEKPHARTVLARFKKPKGLAVDGSSAFVMDAVSGDKEQNEVLDLLRVNLSAQANPGAGAEPVHLASKLRAAGTPLVIKGESFFAVGGDKPNGVGDRLMKAGTSAPSTPVQVAPKALALADPAVASNGASNGATNGATDGASLFYLAPADDKTLLDVMRVPLAGGKPVRVASGGRSARVLFVAADSKYVYWPEAGRLMKAPVGGGASSEVAKVVYAWAAVSDGNHLYWSDSPGDNMGTIRRIKIDGGEAETLTSGFSFPVGLALDDKSVFFVNYDSEDGGVYRVPKAGGSAVTLIRGQKHPKRIAVDDRHVYWINVGEGTLSQADK; from the coding sequence GTGGCAACCGTCGCTCCGAACGCGCTGGTCGCGTTGGTGGCGCTGTCTTCGATCAGCGCGTTGGGATGCGACGAGGCGAAACGGAAGCAAGAGCTCACGGCGGCAACGCAGTCGAGCGCTTCCGTGACCGCCACGGCGCGGCCGGCGGCGTCGGCCCAGCCCGAACCGGAAAAGCCGCATGCGCGCACCGTGCTCGCGCGCTTCAAGAAGCCCAAGGGGCTCGCGGTGGACGGATCATCCGCTTTCGTTATGGATGCCGTGTCCGGCGATAAGGAACAGAACGAGGTCCTCGATCTGCTCCGCGTGAACCTTTCTGCGCAGGCAAACCCCGGAGCGGGCGCCGAGCCCGTGCACCTCGCGTCGAAGCTGCGCGCGGCCGGCACGCCGCTCGTCATTAAAGGAGAGTCGTTCTTCGCCGTGGGCGGCGACAAGCCCAATGGGGTGGGCGATCGGCTGATGAAGGCCGGCACCTCGGCTCCATCGACACCCGTGCAGGTTGCACCCAAAGCGCTCGCCCTCGCCGATCCTGCCGTCGCGTCGAATGGCGCGTCGAATGGCGCAACCAACGGCGCGACGGACGGCGCGAGCCTGTTTTATCTTGCACCGGCCGACGACAAAACGTTGCTCGACGTGATGCGCGTGCCGCTCGCGGGCGGCAAACCCGTGCGCGTCGCGTCGGGCGGTCGTTCGGCGCGGGTGCTCTTCGTGGCGGCGGACTCGAAGTACGTGTATTGGCCGGAGGCCGGCCGGCTGATGAAGGCCCCCGTGGGCGGCGGCGCCAGCAGCGAAGTGGCCAAAGTCGTTTATGCGTGGGCGGCCGTCAGCGACGGCAATCACCTTTATTGGTCCGACAGCCCCGGCGACAACATGGGGACCATCCGCCGGATCAAGATCGATGGCGGTGAGGCCGAGACCTTGACCAGCGGCTTCTCGTTCCCCGTGGGGCTGGCGCTCGACGATAAGTCGGTATTCTTCGTCAACTACGATTCGGAAGACGGTGGCGTCTACCGGGTGCCCAAGGCGGGAGGGAGCGCCGTCACCTTGATCCGCGGGCAGAAGCACCCCAAGCGAATCGCGGTGGACGATCGTCATGTCTATTGGATTAATGTAGGTGAGGGGACGCTGTCCCAAGCGGACAAGTAA